A region from the Pseudomonadota bacterium genome encodes:
- a CDS encoding MFS transporter encodes MSRTDRTAIGYAVIIALGGFLFGFDAAVISGVVGFVTTQFELNAWWVGAIVSAPSFAAMIAALTVGPIADYVGRKPVMLALALLYTVSAIASAFAPDALTLVVARFVGGLAFGTLMLAPIYIAELAPARLRGRMVSINQLNIVIGFSAAYFANFFILGASQSGAPWAQALDLDQNVWRYMLGLEMLPAASYFFLMLLAPESPRYLVLQGRRDEAERILARIAPIAMVPELLSSICSSAQEATRGLAAKLRALLHPDLRLVLIVGLIAGIAQQSSGINVVFFYAPTIFEQSGVGTNAAFAQATYVGTINVAFTVLAMMLIDRVGRRPLMLAGLAGVAITMMISAYGFFTAYYELPVGALSDLVSADDLSSLIALEGVRFESDTQFKNAVAELIGRSALDANEAALLQSAGVIKARLVLFGILGFVASFAFSLGPVMWVLFSEIFPNHIRGVCMALMGVVNSAVSSAVQLIFPWELATLGSAGTFLLFGLTAIVFLVLLTWLMPETKGKSLETLERELAGSARPAHA; translated from the coding sequence ATGAGTCGTACGGACCGCACCGCGATCGGCTACGCGGTCATCATCGCCCTCGGCGGATTCCTATTCGGATTTGATGCGGCCGTCATCTCCGGCGTGGTCGGCTTTGTCACCACCCAGTTCGAGCTCAACGCCTGGTGGGTTGGCGCGATCGTGAGTGCACCGAGCTTTGCGGCGATGATCGCAGCGCTCACGGTCGGGCCCATCGCCGACTACGTGGGCCGCAAGCCCGTCATGTTGGCCCTCGCCCTGCTCTACACCGTGTCCGCCATCGCCTCCGCCTTTGCTCCCGACGCCCTCACGCTGGTCGTCGCGCGCTTCGTTGGCGGCCTCGCCTTCGGCACCTTGATGCTGGCGCCGATCTACATCGCCGAGCTCGCCCCCGCCCGTCTTCGGGGGCGCATGGTGTCGATCAACCAGCTGAACATCGTCATCGGCTTCTCCGCCGCCTACTTCGCCAACTTCTTCATCCTCGGTGCGAGCCAATCGGGAGCCCCATGGGCGCAGGCGCTCGACCTCGACCAGAACGTGTGGCGTTACATGTTGGGGCTCGAGATGCTGCCGGCGGCCAGCTACTTCTTCCTGATGCTGCTCGCACCGGAGAGCCCACGCTACCTGGTGCTGCAAGGTCGCAGGGATGAGGCCGAGCGCATCCTGGCGCGCATCGCGCCCATCGCCATGGTCCCGGAGCTCCTTAGCAGCATCTGCTCCAGCGCCCAGGAGGCCACCCGTGGGCTGGCGGCGAAGCTGCGCGCCTTGCTCCACCCCGACCTGCGCCTCGTGTTGATCGTGGGGTTGATCGCTGGCATCGCCCAGCAGAGCAGCGGCATCAACGTGGTGTTCTTCTACGCGCCCACGATCTTCGAACAGAGCGGCGTGGGAACCAACGCAGCCTTCGCTCAAGCCACCTACGTGGGCACGATCAACGTGGCCTTCACCGTCCTCGCGATGATGTTGATCGATCGCGTCGGACGTCGGCCGCTGATGCTGGCCGGACTCGCGGGCGTCGCCATCACGATGATGATCTCCGCCTACGGCTTTTTCACTGCCTACTACGAGCTGCCCGTGGGCGCCCTGAGTGACTTGGTGAGCGCGGACGATCTCTCCTCGCTGATCGCCCTCGAGGGCGTACGCTTCGAGAGCGATACGCAGTTCAAAAACGCGGTGGCCGAACTCATCGGCCGCAGCGCCCTTGACGCCAACGAAGCCGCCCTGCTGCAAAGCGCCGGTGTGATCAAAGCACGACTGGTGCTATTCGGGATCTTGGGCTTCGTCGCCTCCTTCGCCTTCTCCCTCGGACCGGTGATGTGGGTGCTGTTCTCCGAGATCTTCCCCAATCACATCCGAGGCGTTTGCATGGCACTGATGGGGGTGGTCAACAGTGCCGTCTCCTCCGCCGTTCAGCTTATCTTCCCGTGGGAGCTCGCCACGCTTGGCAGCGCTGGCACCTTCCTGCTGTTTGGGCTGACGGCGATCGTATTTTTGGTGCTACTCACCTGGCTCATGCCCGAAACGAAGGGCAAGTCGCTCGAGACTCTCGAGCGGGAATTGGCGGGTAGCGCAAGGCCAGCGCATGCGTGA
- a CDS encoding Gfo/Idh/MocA family oxidoreductase, whose translation MREVRWGIVGAGRIAHTFARDMVATKAGRVQAVAARDGAAAASFAAQYAIPAAHGGYQALYSDPQVDAIYIATPHNFHLTHAGEAMLAGKAVLCEKPITESAERAQQLIHLAHESGTYLMEAMWTWFLPPIRRAKDWVATGRIGRVLRIQADFGYPLAYDPAKREYNAELAGGCLLEMGVYPVAFTALLRDDDPREFTVVARRAPNGVEDDLVATLSFGDCIASLGTSFRAKLRNWAYIIGEEGYIAIPDFWRADECQLWHLDEMVDRFVDQRTTEGFHYQIDSVNEDLQAGRRESTIVPLAASLRVQRMMDTIRALS comes from the coding sequence ATGCGTGAAGTGCGGTGGGGCATTGTGGGCGCTGGGCGCATCGCCCACACCTTCGCCCGAGACATGGTGGCGACCAAAGCAGGTCGCGTGCAGGCGGTGGCCGCTCGTGACGGCGCCGCCGCTGCGAGCTTCGCGGCGCAGTACGCGATTCCCGCGGCCCATGGGGGCTACCAAGCGCTCTACAGCGATCCGCAGGTGGATGCAATCTACATCGCCACGCCGCACAACTTCCATCTCACCCACGCGGGCGAGGCGATGCTCGCCGGAAAGGCCGTGCTGTGCGAGAAGCCAATCACTGAGAGCGCAGAGCGCGCCCAGCAGCTGATCCATCTCGCCCACGAGAGCGGTACCTATCTCATGGAAGCGATGTGGACCTGGTTTCTGCCGCCGATACGGCGCGCGAAGGATTGGGTGGCGACGGGACGCATCGGACGCGTACTGCGCATCCAAGCAGACTTCGGCTATCCCCTCGCCTACGACCCCGCCAAGCGGGAGTACAACGCCGAGCTAGCGGGCGGGTGCTTGCTTGAGATGGGCGTCTACCCTGTCGCGTTCACCGCACTGCTTCGCGATGATGACCCTCGAGAGTTCACCGTGGTGGCCCGCCGCGCGCCCAACGGGGTCGAAGACGACCTCGTGGCAACGCTCAGCTTCGGTGACTGCATCGCCTCGCTTGGCACCTCGTTTAGGGCCAAGCTGCGGAACTGGGCCTACATCATCGGTGAGGAGGGTTACATCGCCATACCCGACTTCTGGCGGGCCGACGAATGCCAGCTGTGGCACCTGGACGAGATGGTGGACCGCTTCGTGGACCAGCGCACCACGGAAGGCTTCCACTACCAGATCGATTCGGTCAACGAGGATCTGCAGGCGGGCCGCCGTGAATCCACCATCGTGCCCTTGGCCGCGAGCCTGCGCGTACAGCGCATGATGGACACGATTCGCGCCCTATCCTAA
- a CDS encoding phytanoyl-CoA dioxygenase family protein, translated as MEFAALKRTFERDGYVVIEDMFDPATMDRLECSIAEHFGDRPEFLHDGQFITKAKTEVIPWFPQREGVTDFDDIERDGRLHELSSLVLGEQWESQYCMVMFSRAGSSGQAWHQDCDPSNPERYNLNRLVYTRDIVDEMGGQPVVVPGSHRRGLLEAGDPMAAFEGQVVLRPRKGSLLLLHGHSWHRVLPVVHGHSRSSTNFRAAPKGTPQDITDVCVYRNMRYRFSTEEVVEERIS; from the coding sequence ATGGAGTTCGCTGCGCTGAAACGCACCTTCGAGCGCGACGGCTACGTCGTGATCGAAGATATGTTCGACCCAGCGACGATGGATCGCTTGGAGTGCTCTATCGCGGAGCACTTCGGCGATCGTCCTGAGTTTCTCCACGACGGCCAGTTCATCACGAAGGCGAAGACCGAGGTGATTCCTTGGTTCCCGCAGCGCGAGGGCGTGACGGACTTCGACGACATCGAGCGCGATGGGCGCCTGCACGAGTTGAGCTCCCTTGTGCTTGGTGAGCAGTGGGAGTCGCAGTACTGCATGGTGATGTTCTCGCGGGCGGGCAGCAGCGGGCAGGCATGGCATCAGGATTGTGATCCCAGCAATCCCGAGCGCTATAACCTCAACCGACTGGTGTACACCCGCGACATCGTCGATGAGATGGGCGGGCAGCCGGTGGTGGTGCCCGGTTCCCATCGGCGAGGGCTGCTCGAGGCCGGGGATCCGATGGCGGCATTCGAGGGCCAGGTCGTCCTGCGTCCGCGCAAGGGCAGCCTACTGCTGCTCCACGGTCATAGCTGGCATCGTGTGCTGCCCGTAGTGCATGGCCATAGCCGTTCCTCCACCAATTTCCGCGCAGCGCCCAAGGGCACGCCGCAGGACATCACCGATGTCTGTGTCTACCGCAACATGCGCTACCGATTTTCCACCGAGGAGGTGGTGGAAGAGCGGATCTCTTAG